The Horticoccus luteus DNA window CATACGGCGCCCGCGAGGTGATCGCACTTGTGCACGCCGCCGCCGCCTGCTGCGTCGAGTGACTGTCGACATTCACGATCCGCGAGATCGCGCCGTCGGTGTTCATGATAAATTTCACCGTCACCATGCTGCCTGACGGCGGATAGATGCGGCTCTCGCTCAGAATCCGGTCCCACTGAATCTGCACGGTCTCGATCATCTTTTGCAGATACGCGCCGTAATTGCTGAACTCCGCGCTGACTCCGATCAGGCCGATGTTTTGCGTGCCGAATTTGTTCTCGGTGAAAATCGCCGGTCGCGTCGACGGCGCCTGCACGAGGCTCGGCCGCGGCTGCGGCCGCTTCGGGTCGATCACCGGCCGCGTGGCGGTCGCGTCTTGGATGAGCGGCACGTCCTTCATGCCCTCCACCTTGTTGGGCACGGCCTTCGCATTAGGCGCGAACTTTGCGATATTCGAGCCCAGGCCCGATTCGTCATCCCCTTCCTTCTTCTCGAATCCGGACAAGGGAGTCTGCTCCAGCGCCGGCGGTTTTTCCACCTCCTGCGTCGGCGGAGTTTCGGGTTGCGGCGCCGAGGGCACGCGTTCCGACGGCGGCACGAGGCGCCCATCCACGATCTGCGTGGTTTTGATCTCCGTCTGGCCCTCGATCGCCGGCATGTCGTTCTTCCCGTTCGGCGTCGGTTTCTCCTGTGCCACTTGCTGATTTTGCGCGGCGAAATTATTCGTCTTGTCGGGCACGTTGTCCGGCGCATCTGGATTCGCTTCCACGAACTTCTTCGGCGGCGGCTTCGCTTCCTTTTGCGGCATCTTGAATTCCTCCGGCGCGAGCTGGATGTTGAACTCCGGGCGCGGCTTTTCGTGTCGCGGAAACGTAATCGCTGGCGCCCGAAACGCCCGGGCTCCGCAAAACAAGAGCAAGTGCACCAGCAGGGTGCCGATGATCCCGATCTGCAGCGAACGCGTCTCCGGATCGGACGACCAGCGCGGCACCGGAAAGCGGCGCCGGCGGCGACGGGAAGGAGGTTCGAGCGTTTGGGTCATCCGGAGAAGAGCGTTACAACTCAGCCGAGGAGACCGAGCTTCGTCAAAATTTGTTTCGTCGCTTCGACCGGCAAACCCACAATATTCGTATACGAGCCCGTGTAGCCCGCCACGATCATCTCGCCGTGCTCCTGAATGGCATACCCACCGGCCTTGTCGCGGGGGTCCACCTTGCCGAGATAGGCGTCGATCGCGGCCTCATCGAGCGGGCGAAACGTCACCTCCGTGGCCACGCCCTCATCCAGGCGCAACCCCGTCGCCGCGCACCGCACCGCGAGTCCCGTAAATACCGTGTGCGTTTTCCCACTGAGCCGCTGCAACATCTTCCGCGCGTCACCGATGTCCATCGGCTTGTTCAGCACCGTGCCGTCGATGAACACCGTCGTGTCGGCCCCGAGCACCACCGCCTCCGGATGCACCGCCGCCACCCAGTCCGCCTTCAACGCCGCATTATGCGCCACCATCTCCCGCGGATCAGTCGCCGGATCCTCGTGCTCAGTCACCCGCGCGACCTCGATGAGAAACGTCGCCCCCAGCTGCGCCAGCAACTGCTTCCGGCGAGGCGAGGCGGAGGCGAGGATCAACGTGCGCGGAGTGGACATAAAGGGCGGGCCTGCATCAGTGCGTTCGCCGCCCACGTCAACGCCCCGCGCTCCGAAATCAAGGATGCTTTGAAACGCCGCCCGGCTCCACCTGCGTGACTTCCGCGATCACCCGCGGGCCAACGTTCGATGATGCGTCCGCGGTTGATCCGGCGCTGCAGCCAATAAAACGGGATCCGACGCCGAAAAAGCGCGTTTCGCGTTCAGTTCACTCCGACCGTCGCTTGACGCCGCCGACGCACGATGACCAATCCCGCAACGAAGAGTCCCGCCAGCATCACGGCCATCGTGCTACTCTCCGGCACCGGTGAAATCGCACTGGCCGTGAACGCAAAATCGGTGCCTTGCTCATCTCCCGAAATCGCGGCCAGCGTGCCCAGGTTTTGTCCTGCGGAGTATCCGCTGGAGTAAAGCGCGTAGGCCGTCCCGCCAGCGTAATAATCCGGACTGCCCGGACCGTAGAGCGATTTTTCCAACGCAATGCCATTCGCCGCCGAAAAACCGTTGCCGAAGAACGTCAGCCCATAGACCCGGGAACTATCCAGCACGTAGTTGCTGAGATCGAACGTCACATCGAAATAGCGGGCCACGTTGAAACCGTAGTCAGTCAAGGGCGACGTCAGCGTGGGGACGGAGGTCCAGCTACTGGCGTCGGCCAAACTCGCCTGCCCCGAGGCGATTGAGCTCTGGAGGGTGCTCGTTGCACCCGTCGCATTGCTCCACTCACCGAAAACGTAATCCACCGTGCCCGGCCCAAACGAGATGGAGTTCACCCCTGCCGACAAGAAACGAAACGTAATCGTGTCGATGCCACTGATGCCCGAAAAAGTCTGCGTCAGCGCGATATCATTCGCCAGCGCCCCTGCATAACCGGTGGCCAGCAAATCCGTTCCCTGCATCGTATCCCCGGTTAATACTTGGCCGCGCGCCGCTCCAATCAGGGCGCTGCAAAGCGAGGCCACGAGGCAACCGCGACGGATCAGTGCGAATTTCATCCGACCGTGATCGCAACGGTTGCAACTAAAGCAAGTGAGTAGTTCGCCCTAGTTGCGGCCGCCTTGCGAGTTGTCAGCCTGCGCAAAGCCCTTCACGTTGCCCGATCTCTTCGTCATGCGCATCGGTTTGGCCCAGCTTAATCCCACCGTCGGCGATCTCGCCGGCAACGCCCGTAAAATCCTCGCCGTTTATCGTCAGCTCGTGACGCAAGGCGCGGAGCTCATCGTCTTTCCGGAGCTCGCCGTCTGCGGTTACCCTCCGCGCGACCTGCTCTTTAAGCGCCGTTTCGTCTCGGACGTCGAGGAAACCCTCCGCGGGCTCGCCGCTGAAATCGGCGAAGTGCCCGCCGTCATCGGCACCGTCACGAAAAACGTCTCCGGCTCCGGCCGCCC harbors:
- a CDS encoding Maf family protein: MSTPRTLILASASPRRKQLLAQLGATFLIEVARVTEHEDPATDPREMVAHNAALKADWVAAVHPEAVVLGADTTVFIDGTVLNKPMDIGDARKMLQRLSGKTHTVFTGLAVRCAATGLRLDEGVATEVTFRPLDEAAIDAYLGKVDPRDKAGGYAIQEHGEMIVAGYTGSYTNIVGLPVEATKQILTKLGLLG
- a CDS encoding PEP-CTERM sorting domain-containing protein (PEP-CTERM proteins occur, often in large numbers, in the proteomes of bacteria that also encode an exosortase, a predicted intramembrane cysteine proteinase. The presence of a PEP-CTERM domain at a protein's C-terminus predicts cleavage within the sorting domain, followed by covalent anchoring to some some component of the (usually Gram-negative) cell surface. Many PEP-CTERM proteins exhibit an unusual sequence composition that includes large numbers of potential glycosylation sites. Expression of one such protein has been shown restore the ability of a bacterium to form floc, a type of biofilm.), translated to MKFALIRRGCLVASLCSALIGAARGQVLTGDTMQGTDLLATGYAGALANDIALTQTFSGISGIDTITFRFLSAGVNSISFGPGTVDYVFGEWSNATGATSTLQSSIASGQASLADASSWTSVPTLTSPLTDYGFNVARYFDVTFDLSNYVLDSSRVYGLTFFGNGFSAANGIALEKSLYGPGSPDYYAGGTAYALYSSGYSAGQNLGTLAAISGDEQGTDFAFTASAISPVPESSTMAVMLAGLFVAGLVIVRRRRQATVGVN